In one Lasioglossum baleicum chromosome 17, iyLasBale1, whole genome shotgun sequence genomic region, the following are encoded:
- the L(3)neo43 gene encoding cytochrome c oxidase assembly protein COX16 homolog l(3)neo43, with amino-acid sequence MSQFFQTKTFRYFVPFMVLVVGGSFALREVAEIRYKYRKTTSYDIRRDAEKLGIKMKKSAPLEEIYEDMQKNVDITNWENVRIPRPWDEK; translated from the exons ATGTCGCAGTTTTTTCAAACAAAGACATTCCGATATTTTGTACCGTTTATGGTACTTGTTGTAGGAGGGTCGTTTGCACTACGTGAAGTCGCAGAAATAAG ATACAAATACCGAAAGACGACCTCGTACGATATTAGGAGAGATGCAGAAAAATTAGGTATCAAAATGAAAAAATCTGCTCCTCTAGAAGAAATATACGAAGATATGCAAAAg AATGTCGATATTACTAATTGGGAAAATGTTAGAATACCAAGACCATGGGACGAGAAATAA